Proteins from a genomic interval of Flammeovirgaceae bacterium SG7u.111:
- a CDS encoding sodium:solute symporter family protein, whose translation MKLSLIDVLIILGYLSLTVIIGLLVKKKAQADKKSYLLGGNNMPWLMLGLSNASGMFDISGTMWLVTILFVYGIKSIWIPWLWPVFNQIFLMVFLSAWLRRSKVTTGAEWIGFRFGFGKSANLSHIIVVVFALLVGLGMLAYGFIGLGKFVQVFIPWEVVSPYVPFTVSPEYVPHFYGIAFTLFAIFYSLLGGMMSIVWADLVQYIIMTVSALVIGVIAMKAMMIEELVVPDGWMSPLFGWKLEMDWGNIIAEVNEKIDSDGYSFFTLMMGMMVFKGVLASMAGPAPTYDMQKILSAKTPKDAALMSGSVSYILMPARYFMIAGFGVLGLLYYDQLNLFVAGRLDFEQILPSAISQFVPVGFLGLLLAGLLAAFMSTFAGTLNATQAYIVNDIYLKYINPKAPDSTVRSMNYISGLIMVSISIILGFFLLDVNDILQWVVSGLFGAYVAANVLKWYWWRFNGNGFFWGMLGGLIPALSFRYIFPDVLDLYTFPLMLLLSFVGCIIGTYTAPPVDEEILKKFYKNVRPWGYWKPIHNKVVAENPNFKANKNFKRDMFNVFIGIIWQTALVVFPIYIVLLKWSYTSIAIAVVLVTSWILKVNWYDKLDEEDELTNQEKEKLEKAEA comes from the coding sequence ATGAAATTAAGTTTAATAGACGTACTCATCATTTTGGGCTACCTGTCCCTCACGGTCATCATCGGCCTACTAGTCAAGAAAAAAGCCCAAGCAGACAAAAAATCATATCTTCTGGGAGGCAACAACATGCCCTGGCTCATGCTTGGCCTTTCCAATGCTTCGGGTATGTTCGACATTTCTGGTACTATGTGGCTAGTGACCATCCTTTTTGTTTATGGCATAAAAAGTATTTGGATTCCTTGGCTATGGCCCGTTTTCAACCAAATTTTCCTCATGGTATTCTTATCGGCTTGGCTGCGGCGTTCCAAGGTGACCACAGGTGCCGAATGGATCGGGTTTCGCTTTGGTTTTGGAAAATCTGCCAACCTTTCCCACATCATTGTGGTCGTATTTGCCCTCTTGGTGGGCTTAGGCATGCTGGCCTATGGTTTCATTGGTTTAGGTAAATTTGTTCAAGTATTTATCCCTTGGGAAGTTGTATCACCATACGTCCCTTTCACAGTTTCTCCCGAATATGTTCCTCATTTCTATGGAATTGCCTTCACGCTTTTTGCCATTTTCTACTCCCTGCTTGGTGGTATGATGAGTATAGTTTGGGCAGATTTGGTACAATACATCATCATGACCGTTTCGGCACTTGTTATCGGGGTAATTGCGATGAAAGCCATGATGATAGAAGAGCTAGTAGTTCCAGACGGCTGGATGTCACCACTTTTTGGATGGAAATTGGAAATGGACTGGGGCAATATCATTGCCGAGGTAAATGAGAAAATTGACAGCGATGGCTATTCATTCTTTACCCTTATGATGGGCATGATGGTTTTCAAAGGAGTGTTGGCGAGTATGGCAGGCCCTGCTCCTACTTACGACATGCAAAAAATCCTTTCGGCAAAAACACCAAAAGATGCTGCTTTGATGAGTGGATCTGTTTCTTATATCCTTATGCCAGCCCGTTACTTCATGATCGCCGGCTTTGGCGTGTTAGGCTTGCTATATTACGACCAACTCAACCTCTTTGTGGCAGGAAGACTCGATTTCGAACAAATCCTCCCTTCGGCTATTAGCCAATTCGTGCCGGTTGGTTTCTTAGGATTACTATTAGCTGGTTTGTTAGCTGCATTTATGTCCACCTTTGCTGGTACGCTCAATGCAACCCAAGCTTATATTGTAAATGATATTTACCTCAAGTACATCAACCCGAAAGCCCCTGATTCCACCGTCCGTTCAATGAACTACATCTCAGGGCTGATTATGGTGAGTATCAGTATCATCTTAGGCTTTTTCTTGTTAGATGTAAATGACATTCTCCAATGGGTGGTTTCTGGCCTGTTTGGGGCTTATGTAGCGGCCAATGTGCTAAAATGGTACTGGTGGAGGTTCAACGGCAATGGCTTTTTCTGGGGCATGCTCGGAGGTTTGATCCCAGCACTTTCGTTCCGTTATATTTTCCCAGATGTGCTCGACTTATACACCTTCCCACTTATGCTGCTTCTTTCATTTGTAGGATGTATTATAGGTACATACACCGCACCTCCGGTAGATGAAGAAATATTAAAGAAATTTTACAAAAACGTAAGGCCTTGGGGATATTGGAAACCAATCCACAACAAGGTAGTGGCCGAGAATCCGAATTTTAAGGCGAACAAAAATTTCAAAAGAGATATGTTCAATGTGTTTATCGGTATCATCTGGCAGACAGCCTTGGTCGTATTCCCTATCTACATCGTATTGCTCAAATGGTCCTATACCTCTATTGCAATAGCCGTGGTACTTGTCACAAGCTGGATACTAAAAGTAAACTGGTACGACAAACTGGACGAGGAAGATGAATTGACAAACCAAGAAAAAGAGAAATTGGAAAAAGCAGAAGCTTAA
- a CDS encoding MBG domain-containing protein, translated as MKTSTTRIALYLILLFSPFISLAQVPTKAKALEYVKEVNKKKVLLKLSKKLKKQTTKDKEYAVEFAQKNDIPIFIRNNNFYGELLRVTPSGKPIYIATTNVDAAKSIGTDRVWDGGDLGLDLSGDGMTIGVWDAGAVLASHEAFSGRASQKDNVTITDYHATHVGGTMVGAGINADAKGMAYEANLSAYDWNNDDSEMATEGADGLLISNHSYGIVAGWYLDNGVWKWNGDDGISDQEDWKFGFYSSGARSWDQIAYNSPYYLIFKSAGNDRGDGPENGDHPQDGSYDCISFDGVAKNIMTIGAVADVVSYSTPEDVVMSSFSSWGPTDDGRIKPDVVANGVELLSAWNTGNSDYQKISGTSMATPSAAGSALLLQEHYQELNGRFMKSATLKGLIIHTADEAGAEEGPDYAFGWGLMNIGKAAKLIGDNGIGHQILEKTLLNSDSFELAVDIGAAPAVLTLAWTDVAGTPVNSQLDPSSLMLVNDLDMRLVGEGQEFMPYILDPANPSVAATKGDNFRDNVEKIYLSAPTPGTYTIKIKHKGSLSSGIQDFSLIISGTEAPLGSICYASDTAELGTNLAPRTPYWYTFTPTQDGLLNLSTSGSTTKDTKVSIFAACGGNLIYSGDDEDGEQTDVSFLVSAGEELFFMWDNAADTTGFAWDLSINPVSPSMELDSLVLVELYKRTDGGNWEDNSSWLSSEALSNWYGIETNEDGRVRKIDLSENELNGKLPNTLKFLGKLDSFAVFNNELYGELPDSLDKWKSLSYFSIANNKVEGELPAYFGEIDSLRTLSLSNNELSGTIPPLLGNAINLKKLYIANNKLEGKLPPELWSLANLEELTFAGNSLSDTISTEIGQLSKLVKLSFSRNDFYGEIPLSIGSLTELEELYLGSNRFTGSVPDTIATLEKLATFKLEENQFNEMVDLSGSAKMASLNYENNYFTFEDILPNIGISEHTYSPQLPVGEEIDTTLNKTDDFLIVLGIDSGVVGNEYKWYKDDLLIKTTTSDTLTLTGEGKIENATYTCKVTNSGASVLTLTSLDVNVIDTSVYQQTIDFEEIPDKTFTDNFFKLIATASSGLPVKFEVLSGLDLAGVSNDTVTILGVGEVTIKASQAGNVNYYSAEPVERSFMISKSPAVIVLDSLAQPYTGASRKAAARTVPTGLVVDVTYNGSSAEPTEIGKYGVIASLVSDFYEADPVSDSLEITKGTGQIVLSDLEQVYDGTLKQISFETVPANLIVQMFYNDVPINAGKYGVEAVLNDENFYPLTVRDSLHIKKAQATIEISNLEQVFDRTQTRSVAVTTDPAGLDFRLTYNDSAELPLLFGSYTVEVTIVDDNYEGTKTETFVITGISEELSKRLILYPNPTSGLLKLQDNSGFRELGAVKVFDSSGKEVLGKKLTALETSIEIDLREFSNGAFILLIQRGEKSAVKRIIKN; from the coding sequence ATGAAAACCTCTACAACACGAATAGCACTGTACTTAATACTGCTTTTTTCGCCCTTTATTTCCCTTGCACAAGTACCAACTAAGGCAAAAGCACTTGAATATGTCAAGGAAGTAAATAAGAAAAAAGTATTGTTGAAGTTGAGCAAAAAGCTGAAAAAACAAACAACAAAAGACAAAGAATATGCAGTTGAATTTGCCCAAAAGAATGATATCCCAATTTTTATTAGAAACAATAATTTCTACGGCGAGCTATTACGGGTGACTCCATCGGGAAAGCCCATTTATATTGCAACTACTAATGTAGATGCAGCTAAAAGTATAGGTACCGATCGAGTGTGGGACGGAGGAGATCTTGGGCTTGACCTTTCAGGAGATGGGATGACTATAGGAGTGTGGGATGCAGGAGCAGTACTCGCATCTCATGAAGCCTTTAGTGGGAGAGCTTCGCAAAAGGATAATGTGACTATTACTGACTATCACGCTACGCATGTAGGTGGGACAATGGTAGGAGCAGGGATAAATGCTGATGCTAAAGGAATGGCATATGAAGCCAATCTATCAGCATATGATTGGAATAATGATGATTCTGAAATGGCTACAGAAGGTGCCGATGGTTTGTTGATTTCTAACCACTCTTATGGAATAGTAGCTGGTTGGTATTTGGATAATGGGGTTTGGAAGTGGAATGGCGATGATGGGATTAGTGATCAAGAAGATTGGAAATTTGGTTTTTATTCTAGTGGCGCACGATCTTGGGATCAGATTGCCTATAACTCTCCTTATTATTTAATATTCAAATCTGCTGGAAATGATAGGGGAGATGGACCTGAAAATGGGGATCACCCACAAGATGGTTCTTATGATTGTATAAGCTTTGACGGTGTTGCAAAAAACATTATGACGATTGGTGCTGTAGCGGATGTAGTTAGCTATTCGACTCCCGAAGATGTGGTTATGAGCAGTTTTAGCAGTTGGGGTCCAACGGATGACGGAAGAATCAAACCTGATGTAGTTGCCAATGGGGTAGAGCTTTTATCTGCGTGGAATACGGGTAATAGTGATTACCAAAAGATTAGTGGAACTTCAATGGCTACACCAAGTGCGGCAGGATCTGCATTGTTGCTACAGGAGCATTATCAGGAGTTGAATGGACGGTTTATGAAATCTGCTACCCTTAAAGGGCTTATTATCCACACTGCTGATGAAGCAGGAGCTGAAGAAGGACCAGATTATGCCTTTGGATGGGGGTTGATGAATATTGGTAAAGCAGCTAAATTAATTGGAGATAATGGAATTGGGCATCAGATATTAGAAAAAACTCTTTTGAACTCAGATAGCTTTGAGCTAGCAGTTGATATAGGAGCGGCTCCTGCTGTGCTGACTTTAGCTTGGACAGATGTGGCTGGAACTCCGGTAAATAGCCAACTCGATCCATCTAGTTTAATGCTCGTAAATGATCTGGATATGAGATTGGTAGGAGAAGGGCAAGAATTTATGCCTTACATATTGGATCCTGCCAACCCTTCTGTAGCAGCGACAAAAGGCGATAATTTTAGAGATAATGTAGAGAAAATATATTTATCGGCACCGACACCAGGAACCTATACCATCAAAATTAAACATAAAGGAAGCCTTTCCTCTGGAATACAAGATTTTTCTTTGATTATTAGTGGTACGGAAGCTCCATTAGGGTCTATTTGTTATGCGTCTGATACTGCGGAATTGGGAACCAATTTAGCTCCTCGTACACCATATTGGTATACGTTTACTCCAACTCAAGATGGCTTGTTGAACTTAAGCACTTCGGGTAGTACTACAAAAGACACAAAGGTTTCCATTTTTGCTGCCTGCGGTGGGAATCTCATTTATTCTGGAGATGATGAAGACGGAGAGCAAACGGATGTTAGCTTTTTGGTGAGTGCCGGGGAAGAGCTTTTCTTTATGTGGGATAATGCTGCAGATACTACAGGTTTTGCTTGGGACTTATCGATCAACCCTGTTTCTCCTTCTATGGAGCTTGATTCATTAGTATTGGTCGAACTTTATAAAAGAACTGACGGGGGTAATTGGGAAGATAATTCAAGTTGGCTTAGTTCTGAGGCATTAAGCAATTGGTATGGTATAGAAACGAATGAAGATGGAAGGGTTAGGAAAATTGATTTATCTGAAAATGAATTAAATGGCAAATTGCCCAACACCTTAAAATTCTTAGGGAAGTTGGACTCCTTTGCGGTCTTTAATAATGAGCTATATGGGGAGCTTCCAGACAGTCTAGATAAATGGAAGTCTTTGAGTTATTTCTCTATTGCTAATAATAAGGTAGAGGGAGAATTGCCTGCATATTTCGGTGAGATAGATAGCCTGCGTACTTTGTCGTTATCAAATAACGAGCTTAGCGGAACTATTCCCCCTTTGCTGGGGAACGCCATTAATTTAAAAAAGCTATACATTGCCAATAACAAACTTGAAGGAAAGTTGCCCCCTGAGCTTTGGTCTTTGGCAAATCTGGAAGAGTTGACTTTTGCAGGTAACAGTTTGTCAGACACCATTTCAACAGAAATTGGACAACTTTCTAAGTTAGTGAAATTGAGTTTTTCGAGAAATGACTTCTATGGTGAAATACCTCTTTCTATAGGGAGCTTAACTGAACTTGAAGAATTATACCTAGGTTCCAATCGTTTCACCGGCTCTGTGCCTGATACCATTGCTACATTGGAAAAGCTAGCGACATTCAAACTAGAAGAAAATCAGTTCAATGAAATGGTGGATTTATCCGGTAGTGCAAAAATGGCAAGCCTCAATTATGAGAATAACTATTTTACATTCGAGGATATCTTGCCCAATATTGGTATTAGTGAGCACACTTATTCGCCTCAGCTTCCTGTTGGTGAAGAAATAGATACTACTTTAAATAAAACGGATGATTTTCTGATTGTATTAGGAATTGATTCGGGTGTAGTTGGTAATGAATATAAGTGGTACAAAGATGACTTATTGATCAAAACAACTACTTCTGATACGCTCACCTTGACAGGAGAAGGCAAGATTGAAAATGCTACATATACTTGTAAAGTGACAAATAGTGGAGCGTCTGTTCTTACACTAACTTCACTAGATGTAAACGTGATTGATACCTCGGTCTACCAACAAACGATTGATTTTGAAGAAATTCCTGATAAAACTTTTACTGATAACTTTTTTAAGTTAATAGCCACAGCAAGCTCAGGTCTTCCTGTCAAGTTTGAAGTACTTTCAGGTTTAGATTTAGCGGGTGTCAGTAATGATACAGTGACGATTTTAGGTGTGGGTGAAGTGACAATTAAAGCATCTCAAGCGGGTAATGTCAATTACTATTCTGCCGAACCTGTGGAAAGAAGTTTTATGATCTCTAAGTCTCCTGCTGTAATCGTGCTTGATAGTCTAGCTCAGCCTTATACTGGTGCTTCAAGGAAGGCAGCAGCTAGAACTGTCCCCACTGGGTTAGTGGTAGATGTAACTTACAATGGTAGCTCTGCTGAGCCTACTGAAATAGGTAAATATGGAGTTATTGCTAGTTTAGTGAGCGACTTTTATGAGGCTGATCCTGTTTCAGATTCTTTAGAAATCACAAAAGGAACAGGACAAATAGTCCTTTCTGATTTAGAACAGGTATATGATGGTACTTTAAAGCAAATATCGTTTGAGACTGTTCCTGCAAATTTAATTGTTCAAATGTTTTACAACGATGTGCCAATCAATGCTGGTAAATATGGAGTTGAGGCTGTTTTAAATGACGAGAACTTCTATCCACTTACAGTGAGAGATAGTTTGCATATAAAGAAAGCACAGGCAACTATTGAAATATCAAACTTAGAACAAGTTTTTGACAGGACACAGACAAGGTCAGTTGCGGTAACTACCGACCCTGCCGGATTGGACTTTAGACTTACTTACAATGATTCTGCCGAGCTTCCTTTGCTTTTCGGTTCTTACACCGTAGAGGTCACTATCGTAGATGATAACTATGAAGGGACTAAAACAGAGACTTTTGTGATCACGGGGATCTCTGAAGAACTGTCAAAAAGATTGATACTTTATCCCAACCCAACTTCGGGTTTGCTGAAACTTCAGGATAATTCAGGATTTAGGGAACTAGGGGCTGTGAAGGTATTTGATAGCTCTGGGAAGGAAGTGTTGGGCAAAAAGCTAACAGCTTTGGAAACAAGTATAGAAATAGATCTTCGTGAATTTTCAAATGGAGCGTTTATCTTGCTTATCCAAAGAGGAGAAAAATCTGCTGTGAAAAGAATTATTAAAAATTGA
- a CDS encoding tetratricopeptide repeat protein: protein MKKSVSTTISDLIKTAIFVFSLSAPFFTSAQKSEHPDATNCDEDGYCWGENRDEGKDKFAIYSDRFSWGEEYWESAEEPLTWLITNIPYLHESLYINGYKIYNFCLKKAETPERKTELEDKVLMLLDNRYKYFGNSAKVLSIKGSKAYPYLVNRGSGYYKALYELYTGLYDLQGTESKRYNLQYYMASVALMKQSKEIEEAEVFDHYEKIMNVIDFHIESETEEEEVEKWKEAGKKVDELLVKVTEINCEKVDEFFAEKILAHPEDGALNKRALKYYALAKCYDNPNFITAAKGAFNAEPTAGMASIIARSFASDKNYKEAEEWYQKSISLAKEDPIKAAKYYLVYAKILSKNGQFTKARSMAYEAVSLDKSKISEAYTVIGDMYMHSGESCKEMNPVKQRAIYLAAYDAYEKAGNSSKKAAAKEQFPSIQDIFTAGLEEGAEIEVGCWIGGTTILRRR, encoded by the coding sequence ATGAAAAAGTCAGTGTCAACAACTATTAGCGACTTGATTAAAACTGCCATTTTTGTTTTTTCTCTTTCTGCACCATTTTTTACCTCGGCACAAAAAAGTGAGCACCCAGATGCCACCAACTGCGACGAAGATGGTTACTGCTGGGGAGAGAACAGAGATGAAGGCAAAGATAAATTTGCCATTTACTCAGACAGGTTTAGCTGGGGCGAAGAGTATTGGGAATCTGCCGAAGAACCACTCACCTGGCTGATAACAAATATCCCTTACCTTCACGAGTCTCTTTATATCAATGGATACAAGATTTATAATTTCTGCCTTAAAAAGGCTGAAACTCCAGAAAGGAAAACCGAACTGGAAGACAAGGTTTTAATGCTTTTAGACAATCGGTATAAGTACTTCGGAAACTCCGCTAAAGTATTGAGCATTAAAGGAAGCAAAGCCTACCCTTACCTCGTAAATCGTGGCAGCGGATATTACAAAGCCCTTTATGAACTATACACAGGGCTTTACGACCTGCAAGGAACGGAAAGCAAAAGGTATAATCTGCAATATTACATGGCTTCTGTCGCCCTCATGAAGCAGTCAAAAGAGATTGAAGAGGCAGAAGTGTTTGATCATTATGAAAAAATAATGAATGTAATCGATTTTCATATAGAAAGTGAAACAGAGGAAGAAGAAGTGGAGAAATGGAAAGAGGCTGGTAAGAAAGTAGATGAGCTGTTGGTAAAAGTAACCGAGATTAATTGTGAAAAAGTAGATGAGTTTTTTGCTGAAAAAATCCTTGCCCATCCTGAAGATGGAGCACTGAACAAAAGGGCGCTTAAATATTACGCACTTGCCAAATGTTATGACAACCCCAATTTCATTACGGCTGCCAAAGGTGCTTTCAATGCCGAACCTACCGCTGGTATGGCATCGATCATAGCTAGGTCATTTGCCTCTGATAAAAATTACAAAGAAGCAGAGGAATGGTACCAAAAATCGATCAGCCTTGCAAAAGAAGATCCTATAAAAGCGGCAAAATACTATCTCGTATATGCTAAAATACTCTCAAAAAACGGACAATTCACCAAGGCGCGGTCGATGGCTTATGAAGCCGTCTCCCTTGACAAGTCCAAAATTTCGGAAGCGTATACTGTCATAGGTGATATGTACATGCATTCAGGAGAAAGCTGTAAAGAGATGAATCCTGTAAAACAAAGGGCTATTTACCTAGCGGCCTATGATGCCTATGAAAAAGCAGGAAACAGTTCAAAAAAGGCTGCTGCCAAAGAACAATTCCCTTCTATTCAGGACATCTTTACGGCCGGGCTAGAAGAAGGCGCAGAAATAGAAGTTGGCTGCTGGATAGGTGGAACAACTATTTTGAGAAGGAGGTAA